Part of the Candidatus Methylomirabilota bacterium genome, AGCACGCGAACCTCGCCCGTGCCGAAGTCCCCCGCCAGCGTCCCCTCCTCGCCCACGATGACGCAGTCGCGATAGGTGCCCGGCGCGAAGTAGCCCGCCTCGACGAAAGCCGGCACCTGCCCGTACTCGACGGTGCAGAAACCCAGATCGTCCATCCCGCGTCCGAGGAAATCGCGCAGGGTGGCCGTCACCGCCGTCGGCGCGTGCCCGAGCAGATAAGCGAAGAGGTCGAAGTAGTGGATGCCGTCCGTCTGGGTCACCCCCACGTCCGTCCGCGGCCGCTTGAAGCCCGCGAAGCGCCCGGTGCAGTAGCGCACGGCCCCGATGGCGCCGCTCCCGATCCGCTCGCGCATGAACTGCGTCACGGGATGAAAGCGGAAGATGTGGCCGACCTGGAGGATGCGTTTGGTGGAGCGGACGATGTCGGCGAGCGCGCGTCCCTCCGCCACGGTGAGCGTCAGCGGCTTCTCCACGAAGCAGTCCTTGCCGCTCCGCAGACACTCACCGGCGAGGGCCAGGTGATTGTCGGCGGGCGTCACCAGATCCACCGCGTCCACGTGGGCCAACGCGGCGCGGAGATCCGCCACCGCGCGCGATTCCGGCACCCCGGCCTTGACGGCGAAGGCCCGGCGCTCCGCCGAGAGATCCGCGACCCAGATCTCGCACCCGAGCTCGCCCAGCACGCGCAGGTGCTTCTCCCCCCAGCGCCCCAGACCCACGAGCAGGACTTTCACTCCCGGATCCTTCCCTCGCCGCCCAGGTCTTCGGCGATCTCGTAGCGCAGGAGACGGTCTTTCATCCACCGCACCACGAGGAGATCCTTGAAGGCGCTCCACGCGCGATTGCCGATGCCGTACTTCGATTGCCCGAAGCGACGCGGGCGATGATTGACGGGCACCTCGAGGACGCGGAAGCCCCGCATCTTGAGCAGGGTGGGGATGAAGCGATGAAACCCTTTGTAGAGGACGAGATCGCGCAGGCACTCGCGCCGGAAGGCGCGAAAGGTGCAGCCGCTGTCCTGGATGGTCTCGTCGCTCACGGCGTTGCGGATCCGATTGGCCACCCGGGAAGACACACGGCGTATCCAGGAGTCACCGTCGCCGCGATTCACGCGCCAGCCCGTGACCGCGTCCCACCGGTCGAGGTGGGCGAGCATCCCCGGGATGTCGTGCGGATCGTTCTGGAGGTCGGCGTCCATGACGACCACCCAGCGCCCGCGCACCGATTTGAAGCCGGCATCCGTGGCGGCCGTCTCGCCCGCATTGGTCTTGAGGCGGATGAGCCGCACTCTCGGATCCTGCTCACGAAGTCCCCGAACGATCTCGGCGCTCCGGTCGCGGCTGCCGTCGTCCACGAAGACGACCTCGAATCGGATGCCCGTGGGATCGAGGACCTCGCGGATCTCGGGCCAGAGGAGGGGGAGGTTCTCCTCCTCGTTGAACACGGGCACGACGATGGAGAGGTCGAGTGGACTCGCGGACGGCGGGGAGATCGCGCTCACGCGCGCGGGGGGCGCCGGTTGGTGCCCTGCCACTCGCCGACCAGGGTCTGCGGGATCTGCAGCCGATCGAGCACCCGCGCCAGGGTATGGTCCACGAGGTCCTCGATCTGCTTGGGACGC contains:
- a CDS encoding Gfo/Idh/MocA family oxidoreductase produces the protein MKVLLVGLGRWGEKHLRVLGELGCEIWVADLSAERRAFAVKAGVPESRAVADLRAALAHVDAVDLVTPADNHLALAGECLRSGKDCFVEKPLTLTVAEGRALADIVRSTKRILQVGHIFRFHPVTQFMRERIGSGAIGAVRYCTGRFAGFKRPRTDVGVTQTDGIHYFDLFAYLLGHAPTAVTATLRDFLGRGMDDLGFCTVEYGQVPAFVEAGYFAPGTYRDCVIVGEEGTLAGDFGTGEVRVLMNRHVKSGDVWSAPEGVVETHKATGPEPLGHELKLFLESVATRTPPAVDVEAGLVALQVVEAAHASSKQGRRVLVSEVG
- a CDS encoding glycosyltransferase family 2 protein — encoded protein: MSAISPPSASPLDLSIVVPVFNEEENLPLLWPEIREVLDPTGIRFEVVFVDDGSRDRSAEIVRGLREQDPRVRLIRLKTNAGETAATDAGFKSVRGRWVVVMDADLQNDPHDIPGMLAHLDRWDAVTGWRVNRGDGDSWIRRVSSRVANRIRNAVSDETIQDSGCTFRAFRRECLRDLVLYKGFHRFIPTLLKMRGFRVLEVPVNHRPRRFGQSKYGIGNRAWSAFKDLLVVRWMKDRLLRYEIAEDLGGEGRIRE